In Cellulomonas sp. Y8, the genomic stretch CGTCGCCGGGCCCACGCTCGCGGACCTGGACGGTGACGGCGCCTCCGAGGTGATCGTCGGTTCCTACAGCCACAAGATGTGGGTGTGGGACGGCCGCGGCCGCGTCCTGCCCGGCTGGCCCCGGGACGTCTGGGACGGCATCGCCTCCGGCGCCGCCGTCGGCGACCTCAACGCGGACGGCCGCCCCGAGATCGTCTTCGGCAGCGACGTCGAGAGCGACTGCGGCGACTGCCGCCCGTACGGGTCGCTGTCCCGCGGCGGGCTGCTGCACGCCGTCTCTGTGACGGGCGAGGAGCTCCCGGGGTGGCCGTTCCGCACCGACTCGTTCATGCACTCCACCCCCGTGCTCGCCGACCTGGACGGCGACTCGCGGCTCGAGGTCGTCGCCGGGGGCGGCTACTTCCCCACGGGCACGGCCACGCGCGGCCACCGGCTGTGGGTCGTGGGCGCGGACGCCACGCTGCGCTGGTCGTTCCAGACCCGGGGCGTCCTGCTCGCGGCACCCGCGGTCGGGGACGTCGACGGGGACGGCCGGCCCGAGATCGCGATCGGCGACGTGGCCTGCCTGGACGGCAGCTGCCCCGGCGGCGTGACCTACCTGCTCGACCGCAACGGGGGCGTCCGCTGGTCCAGCACCGGGGCGACGACGACCGCGCCCGCCGGGTCGGGCGGGCACTTCGGCGGGCCGGTGCTCGCGGACGTCACGGGCGACGGACGCGCCGAGGTCGTGACGACCGACGGCAACTGGCACGTCAAGGCGTTCGACGCCCGCACCGGTGCGGTCGTCGCGGACACGGGCACGAGCTTCGCGCTGTTCGGCAGCGCTGCGGTCGGCGACCTCGACGGCAACGGGACCAACGAGGTGGTCGTCGGGTCCGCCGTCGGGAACGGACGGTCGGGCACCCTCGAGCAGCTCGCCGGGGCCGGCCGGGTGCACGTGTGGAACACCGCCGGCCGCGGCGGCCTCGTCTTCCCCCAGTACCAGTCCCGCGTCGTGCCCGTCGACCGGTCCCTGACCCCGACGGACCCCACCGGCGGGACGGCGCGCGTCTACCGGTTCTGGAGCCCCGGCTTCGGCAACGCCCACTTCTTCACCACCAGCGGCACCGAGGCGCGGCACATCATCGACACCGATCGCAGCTGGATCTACGAGGGCGCCGCGTTCAGCGCCCTGACCGCCAGCGGGACGACCTGCACGCAGGGTGCGCCGGTGCACCGGTTCTACTCCGCGGTGTTCCGGTCGCACTTCTACACGCAGAGCGCGGCGGAGAAGGAGCGGATCCAGGCGACCGACCGGAACTGGGCCTACGAGGGCGTCGCGTACTGCGCCTACCCGAGCCAGGTCGCCGGTTCGACGCCCCTCTACCGGTTCTGGAGCCCGGGCTTCGGCAAGCACTTCTACACCGCGAACCAGGCCGAGGCCGACCAGATCCGCGCGGTCGACCGCAACTGGACCTACGAGGGTGTCGCCTACTACGTGCTGCCCTGAGCCTCGGTCCGGAGGTCAGCCGCAGGGGTCGCCGGTCAGGGGGCGACGTAGTAGGCGATGCCCTCGGCGTCCCAGTTCGGGTCGTCCACGTCGAGCCGGCGGGCCTCGGCGGCGTCGGTGGTGAAGTGGTGCTTGCCGAACGTCGGGCTCCAGAACCGGTACAGGGGCGTGGTGCCCGGCTGCGCGGTGGTGGTCGCGCAGTAGGCGACGCCCTCGTAGGCCCAGTTCTTGTCGCCGGCGACGATCGCGTTCTTCTCGGCGGCGCTGGCGGTGAAGAAGTGGGACCGGAACCGCATCGAGTAGAACCGGTGCACCGCGGTCGTCCCGGCGGCGCAGGTCGTGCCGTCGGCGGCGAACGCGGAGAACGGCTGGCCCTCGGCGACCCAGTTCCGGTCGCTCGCGGTCAACCGCGCGGCCTCGTCGGCGTTCGTGGTGAAGAAGTGCGCGTTGTCGAACCGCGGGCTCCAGAACCGGTAGACCGGCAGCGTCGGCACGTCCGGTCCGCTCGGCCCCGCGGTCACCCACGGGCTGTACCCACCCTCCTCGCCCGGCGCGAAGTCGGGGGCCGTGCCGCCGGAGACCGGGGCCGCGAAGACCGCGAGCCGCGCCGTCGCAGGGTCCTGCACGCAGGCAGCCGCCACGGCGAGGCTGACGGACCGGGTCGCGGCCGACGCCGTGAACGTCACCGGGCACCCCGCGACGGCCCCGCCGTCGTCGCCCGCCCGGAGCAGCACCGTCCGGTCACGCTTGGTGCTCTCGGTGCCGTACCTCAGGAGCTGGTACTCGATCATGGCGTCGCCCGTCGTCTCGATCGACGCGGAGAAGTCGTGCCCGTCGACCAGGGCGGGGTCCCACGCCCGGAAGAAGATCGTCGCCTTCACCGTCGAACCGTCCAGGCGCAACGCGTACCGCGTGATGTCGGTCGTGGCGGCGACACCGGGCTCGGCGGTGTCGTCGGGGAACGTGCCGACCCCGGCCGCGGCCGGCGCGGCGGTCGCGGCCACCGCGACGACGGCGCCGAGGACGGGTGCGAGCGCCCGGAGGACGCGGCGGGTGCGAGGCCGGGGGCGGTCGTTCGTGGTGGGTGCTGCGCGCACGTCGGGGTCCGTTCGGGGGCAGGACAGGGACGGAGATCACTGTGACCGACGGACGCTGCCGTCAGGACCGGATCGCGCCGTCCTGCCCGAGGTTCACCCGGGTGCTTCCGCGCGCGGTTACCCGCCCAGCTCGCCGCAGGCCCCCCGGCCGGAGCACCGCGGCTCGAAGCCGATGCGCACGTCCCCGGGATTGCCGAACTGCAGGACCGTGACGGTGGGGAGGGACGGCGGGGCGAACCGGTCGGTCAGGAGCAGCCACTCGCCGGTCGAGGGCCGGTAGACGCCCGGGGCCGCCTGGGCGTTCCACCCGCCCAGCGCGGTGCCCCCGGTCTCCCAGGGCCCCCAGAGCGGCACGTCGCCCGGGTTGCCGAACTGCCAGGAGTACGCGGTTCCCGGCTCGGGCCCGGTCAGGTAGGCGCCGACGAACGCAGCGTCCGACGGCCGGTACACCCGGAGCCCGTTCACCTGCGGGTCGGGCGCGGGCTGGTCACCCGGCTGCCCGAACCGGAACGCCCCGTCCGCGATCCCGGAGGTGTTGGAGTTGCGCAGGTAGAACCGCTGCTCGCCAGGCCGGTACACCCCGACCGTGGTGACGCCGTCCGCGTCGAAGTCGCCCATGTACGCGAGGTCGCCCGGTGAGCCGTACTGCACCACGACGTCCGCCCCCGACTGCGCGAACGGCGCGTTGCTCAGGTACCAGGTGCCGGTCGACGCCCGGAACACCCCCGGCGTCGGCAGCCCGTCGCCGTCCCAGTCGCCGAACACCGGCTGGTCACCGGCCTGACCGAACACGAAGCACAGGTCCGCCGGGCCGGACGTCAGGCTGCCCCGGACGTACCAGGTCCCGTCCCGGAACACCCCGAGCGCCGCCTGGCGGTCGTCGCGGCCCACCTCGGGCGCGACGACGCAACCCGGGTCCGCCGCGGCCGCCGGAGCCGCCGCCGTCACCCCCGCGGCCGCCATCGCCGCCGCCACCAGCAACCCCGCCCAACCCCGCCTCAGCGCGTCCATGCGGAGCATCACACCACGATCAGGGCGCCCCCCGTGGGCGTTCCACGTCGAGCCAGGCGTCGGCTGGGTGCCCCGCGCGACCGGATAGGCTCCTGCGCCAAGGCGCGCCTGCGTCATCGACGCGATCCCGAAGGAGCTTGGTCCGAGGTGTCTTCCACGTTCGTCCTCATCCCCGCCTACAACGAGGCCGAGAACCTGCAGGAGCTCCTCCCCCGGGTGCTCGACCAGGCCCCCCTGATCCCGGGCGAGCTGCACGTCCTCGTCGTCGACGACGGCTCCCGCGACGGAACGGCCGACGTCGTCCGCGCGGTGTCCGGTGGCCGCGAGGTGCTCCAGGTCGTCACGCTGCGCACCAACCGCGGCAAGGCCGAGGCCCTCCGCGTCGGGTTCCGCACCGCCATCGCGGCCGGGGCCTCGACCGTCGTGATGATGGACGCCGACGGCCAGGACGACCCCACCGAGCTCCCCCGGCTGATCGAGCGGCTCGACGAGGGCGCCGACCTGGTCACGGGCGCACGGCTGCTGCGGAACGACCGCTTCGTCAAGCGGCACACCT encodes the following:
- a CDS encoding FG-GAP-like repeat-containing protein; the encoded protein is MPDTSAVTRAARARAVASALVAALVATALSALPAAAAEPSWPPRSGWPVATDLGSARPMNVPIEGSTGVSGWSKHSSPVLADLDRDGRQEIVIGSLDGRVYAYNDDGSSLWNRYLDAPGAQAGPVNGSPAVGDIDGDGALEVVAGSDNGWVFAWGPDGTLEPGWPQFTGWNADYPARCATNACTGVVAGPTLADLDGDGASEVIVGSYSHKMWVWDGRGRVLPGWPRDVWDGIASGAAVGDLNADGRPEIVFGSDVESDCGDCRPYGSLSRGGLLHAVSVTGEELPGWPFRTDSFMHSTPVLADLDGDSRLEVVAGGGYFPTGTATRGHRLWVVGADATLRWSFQTRGVLLAAPAVGDVDGDGRPEIAIGDVACLDGSCPGGVTYLLDRNGGVRWSSTGATTTAPAGSGGHFGGPVLADVTGDGRAEVVTTDGNWHVKAFDARTGAVVADTGTSFALFGSAAVGDLDGNGTNEVVVGSAVGNGRSGTLEQLAGAGRVHVWNTAGRGGLVFPQYQSRVVPVDRSLTPTDPTGGTARVYRFWSPGFGNAHFFTTSGTEARHIIDTDRSWIYEGAAFSALTASGTTCTQGAPVHRFYSAVFRSHFYTQSAAEKERIQATDRNWAYEGVAYCAYPSQVAGSTPLYRFWSPGFGKHFYTANQAEADQIRAVDRNWTYEGVAYYVLP